A region from the Paenibacillus humicola genome encodes:
- a CDS encoding VWA domain-containing protein encodes MKQILLITDGCSNVGVSPVVAAAQAYAEGITVNVVGVVDQGDLGEFGASEIEEIARSGGGLSRLAHTRQLSQTVQMLTRKTVAQTIQQAVQRELKHVFGASSIEALPPEKRGEVVRVIDELGETSRLQVALLIDASASMKPKLAAVEEAIRDLALSLQSRQGSSEIAVFHFPGSAYGEDCRLILDWTGDVGGVTSIFPKLQMRGTTPTGPALMHVIDFFRKPDYGNRKNDDETGGMLSDHVV; translated from the coding sequence ATGAAACAAATCTTGCTTATCACCGACGGCTGCTCCAATGTCGGCGTCAGTCCGGTCGTCGCTGCCGCGCAGGCTTATGCGGAAGGCATCACGGTCAACGTCGTAGGCGTTGTCGATCAAGGCGATCTTGGCGAATTCGGCGCGTCGGAGATCGAGGAAATCGCCCGCTCGGGCGGCGGCCTCAGCCGTCTGGCCCATACGCGGCAGCTGTCGCAAACCGTGCAAATGCTGACGCGCAAAACGGTCGCGCAGACGATACAGCAGGCCGTTCAGCGGGAGCTGAAGCATGTGTTTGGCGCCTCGTCGATCGAAGCGCTGCCGCCGGAGAAGCGGGGCGAGGTGGTGCGCGTCATCGACGAGCTGGGTGAGACGAGCCGCCTGCAGGTTGCCCTGCTAATCGATGCAAGCGCCAGCATGAAGCCGAAGCTCGCGGCCGTCGAGGAAGCGATCCGGGATTTGGCGCTCAGCCTCCAGTCCCGCCAGGGGAGCAGCGAAATCGCGGTGTTCCATTTTCCCGGCTCGGCTTACGGCGAGGATTGCCGGCTAATCCTGGACTGGACGGGCGATGTCGGCGGCGTGACGTCGATCTTTCCGAAGCTGCAAATGCGGGGTACGACGCCGACGGGACCAGCGCTCATGCACGTCATTGATTTTTTCCGAAAACCCGATTATGGTAATAGGAAGAATGATGACGAAACGGGCGGGATGCTGAGTGACCACGTCGTTTGA
- a CDS encoding serine/threonine protein kinase: protein MTTSFEESFPRGTVIRGKWRQGSYRVERLLGAGANGKVFLVERDRSWYALKVGSDAVDLQSEVNVLQSIAGRKRGASFLVDVDDCRALDGREYPFYVMQYVRGSTLSDYLSRHGMEWLPVVGYSLLMKLAELHEAGWTFGDLKLENVIALDYGRVELIDFGGATAFGKSVRQFTEIYDRGYWNAGSRTAEAGYDLFSFAVLLIQLCEHRRLSQLTANLLPQTRSPEELLRLARSNPELKPFDGWLRKALLGEFGSVREAAASWQQWMRPERRKQSETPRWMKGLFAVSAILLATTIYWLLRTGS, encoded by the coding sequence GTGACCACGTCGTTTGAAGAGAGCTTCCCGCGCGGTACGGTCATCCGGGGCAAATGGAGGCAGGGCAGCTACCGGGTGGAACGGCTGCTCGGCGCCGGAGCGAACGGCAAAGTGTTCCTCGTCGAACGGGACCGAAGCTGGTATGCGCTGAAAGTAGGCTCGGATGCGGTCGACCTGCAGTCGGAGGTTAACGTGCTGCAATCCATTGCCGGGCGGAAACGAGGCGCCTCGTTCCTTGTCGATGTCGACGATTGCCGGGCCTTGGACGGCCGGGAATACCCGTTTTATGTGATGCAGTACGTGCGCGGCTCGACGCTCTCGGACTACTTGTCCCGGCACGGGATGGAATGGCTTCCGGTCGTCGGCTACAGCCTGCTGATGAAGCTGGCGGAGCTGCACGAAGCGGGGTGGACGTTCGGCGATTTGAAGCTTGAGAACGTCATCGCGCTCGATTACGGCCGCGTGGAGCTTATCGATTTCGGCGGCGCCACGGCTTTCGGCAAGAGCGTCCGGCAGTTTACCGAGATCTACGACCGGGGCTATTGGAACGCCGGCTCGCGGACGGCGGAAGCGGGGTACGATTTGTTCTCATTCGCGGTGCTGCTCATTCAGCTTTGCGAGCACCGCCGGCTTTCGCAGCTGACCGCCAATCTGCTGCCGCAGACGCGTTCGCCCGAGGAGCTGCTCCGGCTCGCCCGCTCGAACCCCGAGCTTAAACCGTTCGACGGCTGGCTTCGCAAGGCGCTGCTTGGCGAATTCGGGAGCGTGCGCGAGGCGGCGGCGTCCTGGCAGCAGTGGATGCGCCCGGAGCGGCGCAAGCAATCGGAGACGCCCCGGTGGATGAAGGGGCTGTTTGCCGTCTCGGCGATTTTGCTGGCCACGACCATTTACTGGCTGCTGCGGACCGGGTCTTGA
- the tilS gene encoding tRNA lysidine(34) synthetase TilS, with amino-acid sequence MEAMDKWLIEVAAAAREERLWSDGDTIVVAVSGGPDSAALLHMLHRLSGPGRLRLVAAHVDHGFRGEESAREAEGVRQLAAALGVPCETVSIDVPSYIKETGLNPHVAAREKRYAFLHEVAERNGARRIALGHHADDQAETVLMRILRGTSPGGLAGIPMRRTEKNVELIRPLLRIYKADILSYCKHWAIPYSVDSSNLKRDYYRNRVRLDVLPALKEYNPELPAALVRLSELAAREDDWMDREARRAFDACVRPGRDGCQMTRKALLDLHVALQRRLIKLILDYVGMETESTSFITVETVRAAAADGAASSSRLDLGGGVRLVREYEELRFLRAHAARTAELDTVAYEYTVAGTGTAVRIKEAGITLAFAEELTAAGRTPRGRDETAFDADRISFPLTVRNRRPGDRMRVMGLNGTKKVQDMFVDERVPRSLREKLPLLVDAEGTVIWIPGIRRSTAAPVTAATSRVLRVRAEGPVNGRGQPE; translated from the coding sequence ATGGAAGCGATGGACAAATGGCTCATCGAAGTAGCTGCGGCCGCGAGGGAGGAACGGCTATGGTCGGATGGCGATACGATCGTCGTCGCCGTCTCGGGCGGACCCGACTCGGCCGCGCTGCTGCATATGCTGCACCGGTTGTCCGGGCCCGGGCGTCTTCGCTTGGTCGCCGCCCATGTCGACCACGGGTTCAGGGGCGAAGAATCGGCCCGCGAAGCGGAGGGCGTGCGGCAGCTGGCGGCCGCGCTCGGCGTGCCTTGCGAAACGGTCAGCATCGACGTTCCTTCCTATATAAAGGAAACCGGACTTAATCCGCACGTCGCGGCCCGTGAGAAAAGGTACGCGTTCCTGCATGAGGTCGCGGAGCGTAACGGAGCGCGGCGCATCGCGCTGGGCCATCACGCCGACGACCAGGCGGAGACCGTCCTCATGCGAATTTTAAGGGGGACGAGCCCCGGCGGACTGGCCGGAATCCCGATGCGCAGAACCGAAAAAAACGTGGAACTTATTCGGCCGCTTTTGCGTATTTACAAGGCAGACATCCTGAGCTACTGCAAACATTGGGCCATTCCGTACAGCGTAGACAGCAGCAATCTGAAGCGCGACTATTACCGCAACCGGGTCCGCCTCGACGTGCTGCCGGCACTGAAGGAATACAACCCTGAACTCCCCGCCGCGCTGGTCCGGCTCTCCGAGCTGGCCGCCCGTGAGGACGATTGGATGGACCGGGAAGCGAGGCGCGCGTTCGACGCCTGCGTCCGGCCCGGCCGCGACGGATGCCAAATGACCCGCAAAGCGCTGCTGGACCTGCATGTCGCTTTACAAAGGAGATTGATTAAACTAATATTAGATTACGTTGGAATGGAAACGGAATCCACTTCTTTCATCACCGTCGAAACGGTGCGGGCGGCCGCCGCGGACGGCGCCGCGTCGTCCTCGCGTTTGGACCTGGGAGGCGGGGTCCGGCTTGTTCGGGAATACGAGGAGCTCCGGTTCCTCCGGGCGCACGCGGCCCGGACGGCCGAGCTTGATACGGTCGCTTACGAATATACCGTGGCAGGAACGGGAACGGCCGTGCGGATTAAGGAAGCGGGTATCACGCTCGCATTCGCGGAGGAGCTGACGGCAGCCGGCCGTACGCCGCGCGGACGAGACGAGACGGCATTCGACGCCGATCGGATTTCCTTTCCGCTGACGGTGCGCAACCGGCGTCCGGGCGACCGGATGCGGGTGATGGGTTTAAACGGCACCAAAAAAGTGCAAGATATGTTCGTTGACGAGCGCGTCCCCCGTTCTTTGCGGGAGAAGCTTCCGCTGCTTGTCGATGCCGAAGGGACCGTCATCTGGATTCCCGGTATCCGCCGTTCGACGGCCGCACCGGTTACCGCTGCAACGTCGCGGGTGCTGCGCGTGCGGGCGGAAGGACCGGTGAACGGCAGGGGTCAACCCGAATAA
- the hpt gene encoding hypoxanthine phosphoribosyltransferase, producing the protein MLSDIQEVLYDAGQIQQKVRELGETISRDFDGRNPLVICVLKGAFIFMADLVKSMTIPLEIDFMAVSSYGQSTKTSGVVKIMKDLDAPVQGREVILVEDIVDSGLTLSYLIDVLERRNAKSVTLVTLFDKPSGRKVELEADYKGFILPDAFVVGYGLDYAEKYRNLPLIGVLKPEVYGK; encoded by the coding sequence TTGCTTAGCGATATTCAAGAAGTCCTTTATGACGCCGGCCAAATTCAGCAGAAGGTGCGCGAGCTTGGCGAAACGATCAGCCGGGATTTCGATGGACGCAATCCGCTCGTGATCTGCGTGCTGAAAGGCGCCTTTATTTTTATGGCCGATCTGGTCAAAAGCATGACGATTCCGCTCGAGATCGATTTTATGGCGGTATCGAGCTACGGGCAATCGACCAAAACAAGCGGCGTCGTCAAAATTATGAAGGATCTCGACGCGCCCGTTCAGGGACGCGAGGTCATCCTGGTCGAAGACATCGTGGACAGCGGATTGACGCTCAGCTATTTGATCGACGTGCTGGAGCGGCGCAATGCCAAATCCGTCACGCTCGTTACGCTGTTCGATAAACCGTCCGGACGCAAGGTCGAGCTCGAGGCCGATTATAAAGGGTTCATTTTACCCGATGCGTTTGTCGTCGGATACGGGCTTGATTACGCGGAGAAATACCGCAATTTGCCCCTGATCGGCGTTCTGAAGCCTGAAGTATACGGGAAGTAA